The sequence GATATTTTAAACAAAGGAAAACAAGCTCTTTTTTTAATGCCTGAAATTTCCTTAACACCGCAAATGGAAAAGAGATTAAAAAAATATTTTGGCGATCACATCGGTGTTTGGCACTCAAAAATAACAAAGTCTGAAAAAGAAAAGCTACTAAAAGATTTTGAAAATGGCGATATAAAACTAATTGCAGGAGCTAGGTCTGCTCTTTTTTTGCCATTTACAAATTTAGGACTAATTATAGTTGATGAAGAGCATGATGATAGCTACAAATCTTCTCAAAATCCAAGATACAATGCTAAAGATTTGGCTTTATATATAGCTAAAAAACTTGATAGTAAAATAGTTTTAGGCTCAGCAACACCATCTCTATCTAGCTTTGTAAAACATCCTAGCTTTAGACTAAAAGGAACCTATTTTAGTAGCCAAAAAACGATTGATTATGATATTAGTGAAACTAAAATTACCCCAAAAATTCTCCAAGAGTTAAAAAACACTCTATCAAATAAAAATCAAGCCATAGTTTTTTTACCAACAAGAGCTAATTTTAAATATATGATCTGCAAAGAGTGTAAAACCATTGTAACTTGTCCATATTGTAGTGTTGGGATGAGTTTTCACAAAAGTAAAAATGCTTTAGTTTGCCACTATTGTGGATTTAGCATGTATGCAAAAACTAATTGTGAAAAGTGTGGAAATGAGGTTTTAGAGTCAAAAAGAATGGGGACAAGTGAGGTAGTAAGCCAGCTTCAAAGCTATTTCCCTAGTGCAAATATTGCTAAATTTGATAGAGATGAGATAACTACTCAAAAAAAACTTATAAATATACTTAGTGATTTTAATGATGGAAAAATTGATATACTAGTAGGAACTCAGATGCTTAGCAAAGGACACGACTATCATAATGTAAAGCTAGCTGTTGTTATGGGAATTGATGCTGGGCTTTCATATGCTGATTATAAAGCTAGAGAAAAAACTCTCTCACTTGCTATTCAAATAGCAGGTCGTTCAGGTCGTACTGGAAAAGGCAAAATTCTATTGCAAACGGAACAAGCTGATTTTTTTAAAGATTATATAGAAAATTATGATAAGTTTTTAAAAGAAGAAAAATATTACCGAGATGGGCTTTACCCTCCTTTTACAAGGCTCTTAAGAATTTTAATATCTCATAAAAATGAAAAAAAAGCAGAAGAATCTATGCAAATTTGCTTAAACAATTTAAAAAAAATTGAAGATATAGAGATGATTGGCTATGGAAAAGCCGCTATTGAATATATATCATCTAAATATAGGTATGAAATTTTGATAAGAGCTAATTCACACAAGCCTTTAATAAAAGCAGGGAACATTTGCGATACCACAAATGTTCAAATAGATATGGATCCAATCAGCTTTAGTTAAACCTCTATTTTGTAAGGAATTTCATCCTTGTATCCTGCCAACTTAAAACCTTTAAGTCTTAGTTTACAACTATCACATTCACCACAAGCCTTATCACTTGCCTC is a genomic window of Campylobacter blaseri containing:
- a CDS encoding primosomal protein N', with translation MKYYKVAILNKNLEPLTYHFDKNVSIYSIVEVVLKNKLHKGVIIKEVEKPIFKTAEISTVLEEKLSKMQISLANFISYYYISKIGISFNLFTPYKNKNDQNINFKLKPNLSPNQQKGYEFIKNNQISLLFGDTGSGKSEIYISLLVDILNKGKQALFLMPEISLTPQMEKRLKKYFGDHIGVWHSKITKSEKEKLLKDFENGDIKLIAGARSALFLPFTNLGLIIVDEEHDDSYKSSQNPRYNAKDLALYIAKKLDSKIVLGSATPSLSSFVKHPSFRLKGTYFSSQKTIDYDISETKITPKILQELKNTLSNKNQAIVFLPTRANFKYMICKECKTIVTCPYCSVGMSFHKSKNALVCHYCGFSMYAKTNCEKCGNEVLESKRMGTSEVVSQLQSYFPSANIAKFDRDEITTQKKLINILSDFNDGKIDILVGTQMLSKGHDYHNVKLAVVMGIDAGLSYADYKAREKTLSLAIQIAGRSGRTGKGKILLQTEQADFFKDYIENYDKFLKEEKYYRDGLYPPFTRLLRILISHKNEKKAEESMQICLNNLKKIEDIEMIGYGKAAIEYISSKYRYEILIRANSHKPLIKAGNICDTTNVQIDMDPISFS